The following proteins are encoded in a genomic region of Acidobacteriota bacterium:
- a CDS encoding ABC transporter permease, translating to MPDQKTPEQELPEWKPEIRRRLARLTLEPTRESSIVEELAQHLDEIYAELLASGATPAEAARLTRVQLRGSATLARELRRAARQVNPEPIVLGTNRRRNMIADLWQDLRYAARTLGKNPGFTLVVVVTLALGIGLNTAVYSVVDAVLFRPLPFAEPDRLVEIQQLEAKSGFSYPGLRWEAFQEWRSQTNLFVQVEAHEPRTYTLTGGKEPESVNAPAVTSGLFAMLGVQPKLGRPFNAQDAEPGNDRVVLVGDGFWKSHLGGTPDALGKTLTLNDQRYTVVGVMPPKFKFPYGKFELWVPLPLTAADEQKRPRRFNTVARLRGDTALPTVQAALTALGTRLDTERPDPSGWQTRLSQLGSIRVNPGPRRALLVLLGAVGFVLLLACANAANLLLARAAQRQGEIAIRLALGAGRGRLMRQLLTESLLLALLAGTLGVALARWGVAALAKLVPDELTFLSVNEISLERRVLLFTLALTVLTGFVCGLLPAFKASRPDLHNALKGVTGRATADRAQNRLRHALVVLEVALSLVLLIGAGLMMRSFLHLSGVPPGYEPKNLIAATLSVPSQRYSTLEQEEDFFSRLKSNLAAVPGVESATAAMGVPPQGGGISFNLEIEIEGHPPEPADAKMVLPFSFIDPAYFQTLRIPLLQGRAFGAEDGVKAPPAMIINEKMARRYWGIANPVGQRIRFGKARPWLTIVGVAGDVNLGKPGDGFSEMEVYYPWSQRTRPSSQRTLIMRTTTEASALLASVKSAIWALDKDQPIYRLNLVEDLVSDALAEPRFYLLLLGCFAGFTLLLVALGIYGVMAYTVTQRTNEIGLRMALGASQAQVLTLLLKQGFRLALLGIVIGIGAALAMARLMAAFLFGVPATDPATFAVIAVLLLAIALLACYLPARRAAKVDPLIALRCE from the coding sequence ATGCCTGACCAAAAAACGCCTGAACAAGAATTGCCGGAATGGAAGCCTGAGATCAGACGGCGGCTGGCGCGTTTGACGCTGGAACCGACGCGCGAGTCCTCCATTGTTGAAGAACTCGCGCAACACCTCGACGAAATTTACGCGGAGTTACTCGCCAGTGGCGCAACGCCAGCCGAAGCCGCACGGCTGACCCGCGTGCAGTTGCGTGGCAGCGCCACGTTGGCGCGCGAATTGCGGCGCGCCGCGCGGCAAGTAAACCCTGAACCTATCGTGCTGGGAACCAATCGGAGGAGAAATATGATCGCAGACCTGTGGCAAGACCTGCGCTATGCGGCGCGTACCTTGGGCAAAAATCCGGGCTTCACGCTGGTGGTCGTGGTGACGCTGGCGTTGGGCATCGGCCTGAACACGGCAGTGTATAGCGTGGTAGATGCGGTGCTGTTTCGTCCGTTGCCATTCGCGGAACCTGACCGGTTGGTGGAAATCCAGCAACTGGAAGCGAAGAGCGGATTTTCCTATCCGGGGTTGCGCTGGGAGGCGTTTCAGGAATGGCGTAGTCAGACGAATCTCTTCGTCCAAGTCGAGGCGCACGAACCGCGCACTTACACGCTCACGGGCGGCAAAGAGCCTGAGTCGGTGAATGCGCCTGCCGTCACGTCGGGATTGTTTGCGATGCTAGGCGTCCAGCCCAAATTGGGGCGACCGTTTAATGCGCAGGATGCCGAACCGGGCAATGACCGCGTTGTGCTGGTTGGCGACGGATTCTGGAAAAGCCATTTGGGCGGCACCCCGGATGCGCTCGGCAAAACGCTGACACTGAATGATCAACGCTACACTGTGGTCGGGGTAATGCCGCCGAAGTTCAAATTCCCCTATGGCAAATTCGAACTCTGGGTGCCGTTGCCGCTAACCGCGGCGGATGAACAGAAACGCCCGCGCCGCTTCAATACGGTCGCCCGGTTGCGCGGCGACACAGCGCTGCCCACAGTACAAGCGGCGCTTACGGCACTGGGCACACGCCTCGACACAGAGCGGCCCGACCCCAGCGGTTGGCAGACGAGGCTGTCGCAGTTGGGTTCGATCCGCGTCAATCCGGGGCCGCGCCGGGCGCTGCTGGTTTTACTGGGCGCAGTCGGTTTTGTCTTGTTGCTGGCGTGCGCGAATGCGGCGAATTTGTTGCTGGCGCGCGCGGCGCAGCGGCAGGGCGAAATTGCGATTCGCCTGGCACTGGGCGCGGGGCGCGGACGTTTGATGCGGCAATTACTGACCGAAAGTTTGTTGCTGGCGTTGCTGGCTGGAACGTTGGGCGTAGCGCTGGCGCGGTGGGGTGTGGCTGCGCTGGCGAAACTGGTACCGGATGAACTGACCTTTCTCAGCGTCAATGAAATCAGTCTCGAACGACGTGTGTTGCTTTTTACGCTGGCCCTCACAGTGCTGACTGGTTTTGTCTGCGGCTTGTTACCGGCGTTCAAGGCGTCGCGTCCTGATCTGCATAATGCGCTCAAAGGCGTGACGGGCAGGGCCACGGCGGATCGTGCGCAAAACCGCTTGCGCCACGCCTTGGTCGTGCTGGAGGTCGCCTTGTCGCTCGTGCTGCTGATTGGCGCGGGTTTGATGATGCGCAGCTTCTTGCATTTGAGCGGCGTGCCGCCGGGATATGAGCCGAAAAACCTGATCGCCGCCACGCTCTCGGTGCCGTCGCAACGTTACTCGACCTTGGAACAAGAGGAAGATTTCTTCAGCCGCCTCAAATCCAATTTAGCTGCTGTCCCAGGCGTCGAATCGGCGACCGCCGCGATGGGCGTGCCGCCACAAGGGGGCGGGATCAGCTTTAATCTCGAAATCGAAATCGAAGGCCATCCGCCCGAACCCGCCGATGCAAAAATGGTCTTGCCGTTCAGCTTTATTGATCCTGCCTACTTCCAGACGCTGCGCATCCCGCTCTTACAAGGCCGGGCGTTTGGCGCCGAAGACGGCGTCAAGGCGCCGCCCGCAATGATCATCAACGAAAAAATGGCGCGACGTTATTGGGGGATTGCGAATCCGGTTGGCCAACGCATACGGTTTGGCAAAGCGCGGCCTTGGCTGACCATTGTCGGTGTCGCTGGCGACGTCAATCTAGGCAAACCTGGCGATGGGTTCAGCGAGATGGAGGTCTACTATCCCTGGAGTCAGCGAACGCGCCCGTCTTCGCAACGCACGCTGATCATGCGCACGACGACGGAGGCCAGCGCTTTGCTTGCCTCGGTAAAAAGCGCCATCTGGGCGCTCGACAAAGATCAGCCGATTTACAGGCTCAATTTGGTTGAAGACCTGGTGAGTGATGCGCTGGCCGAACCGCGCTTTTACTTGCTGCTGCTGGGGTGTTTTGCTGGCTTCACCCTGCTGCTGGTCGCACTCGGCATTTACGGTGTGATGGCGTATACGGTCACGCAACGCACCAATGAAATCGGCCTTCGCATGGCGTTGGGAGCCAGTCAAGCACAGGTGCTGACACTGCTGCTGAAACAGGGTTTCCGGCTGGCGTTACTGGGCATTGTCATTGGCATCGGCGCGGCGCTGGCAATGGCGCGGCTGATGGCGGCGTTCCTTTTCGGCGTGCCCGCCACCGATCCGGCGACGTTTGCCGTGATTGCTGTTCTGTTACTGGCAATAGCCTTGCTGGCGTGTTACCTGCCCGCCCGCCGCGCGGCCAAAGTAGACCCACTGATTGCCCTGCGTTGTGAGTAA
- a CDS encoding PadR family transcriptional regulator: MLDRELKKGSAELLILSLLEARARHGYEISKLIEARSDGMLKFNVASLYPLLYRLEKRGWIVGQWVEKAGQKRRRCYKLTKEGKQVLKAQRSIWESFVAAINQITRPENA, from the coding sequence ATGCTCGACCGCGAGTTGAAGAAGGGCAGCGCCGAATTGCTCATCCTCTCGCTCTTGGAAGCGCGCGCGCGCCACGGTTACGAAATCAGCAAGCTGATCGAAGCGCGTTCGGACGGGATGCTGAAATTCAACGTCGCCTCGCTCTACCCCTTGCTATACCGCTTGGAAAAACGCGGCTGGATCGTCGGCCAGTGGGTCGAAAAGGCCGGCCAGAAACGGCGGCGCTGTTACAAGCTGACCAAAGAAGGCAAGCAGGTGCTCAAGGCGCAACGCAGCATCTGGGAATCCTTTGTCGCGGCGATCAACCAAATCACAAGGCCGGAAAATGCCTGA
- a CDS encoding BlaI/MecI/CopY family transcriptional regulator has protein sequence MNRSKPERLTPLELEIMHVLWDTGPANVQTVQQQLARELAYTTVQTMLNILHRKGKVKRTLKERAYFYRPAVSRSQVVRHAVSDLVEHLFGGSVESLVMSLVETKHLDAAKMAKLNQLLQEAEEAGDENK, from the coding sequence ATGAATCGCAGTAAGCCTGAGCGCTTAACCCCGCTCGAACTCGAAATCATGCATGTTCTGTGGGACACCGGCCCCGCCAACGTCCAGACCGTACAGCAGCAACTCGCGCGCGAGTTGGCCTACACCACGGTGCAGACGATGCTCAACATTCTGCACCGCAAGGGGAAGGTCAAACGCACGCTGAAAGAACGGGCCTATTTTTACCGGCCCGCCGTCAGTCGCAGCCAGGTCGTGCGGCACGCGGTCAGCGATTTGGTCGAGCATTTGTTCGGCGGTTCGGTGGAAAGTCTGGTGATGAGCCTGGTGGAAACCAAACATCTCGATGCCGCCAAAATGGCTAAGTTAAATCAGCTTTTGCAAGAGGCCGAGGAGGCAGGCGATGAGAACAAGTAG
- a CDS encoding methyltransferase domain-containing protein, translating into MLKRWLAHPLTRGLEIDDPQTTDLRRRIIREKPFLRRIYQEWYGEIVAALPAGHEPVLELGAGAGFLRDYLPGVITSEIFPCPGVNIVLDGLALPFADRVLRGIVLVDVLHHLPRPRQFFIEAARCVRTGGAVVMIEPWVTAWSELIYTKLHHEPFQPRARAWEFPASGPLSGANGALPWILFERDRAQFEREFPTWKIQKIELAMPFRYLVSGGVSMRGLMPGWSFTFWRGMEQALRPWMRSLAMFAYITLKRCETD; encoded by the coding sequence ATGCTAAAGCGCTGGCTAGCACACCCGCTCACTCGCGGACTTGAGATAGACGACCCGCAAACGACGGATTTGCGCCGGCGAATCATTCGAGAGAAGCCGTTTCTGCGGCGTATTTACCAAGAATGGTACGGGGAGATCGTTGCGGCGCTGCCGGCTGGTCATGAACCGGTGCTGGAACTTGGCGCGGGGGCGGGTTTCCTGCGCGACTATCTTCCCGGAGTAATTACGTCAGAAATTTTCCCTTGCCCCGGCGTGAATATCGTTTTGGATGGGCTGGCCTTACCTTTTGCTGACCGTGTTTTACGCGGTATCGTCCTGGTAGATGTGTTGCACCATCTGCCCAGGCCCCGGCAATTTTTCATTGAAGCCGCGCGCTGCGTGCGAACGGGCGGGGCAGTGGTGATGATCGAACCCTGGGTAACTGCCTGGTCCGAATTGATCTATACCAAATTGCACCACGAGCCGTTCCAGCCGCGCGCGCGCGCGTGGGAGTTTCCGGCTAGCGGCCCCTTGTCCGGCGCGAATGGCGCTTTGCCTTGGATACTTTTTGAACGAGACCGCGCACAGTTTGAGCGGGAATTCCCGACTTGGAAAATCCAGAAGATCGAGCTTGCCATGCCCTTCCGCTATTTGGTTTCCGGCGGGGTTTCCATGCGCGGCTTGATGCCCGGTTGGAGTTTTACATTTTGGCGCGGCATGGAGCAGGCATTGCGGCCTTGGATGCGCTCTCTAGCCATGTTTGCCTACATTACGCTTAAACGCTGTGAGACAGACTAG
- a CDS encoding glycosyltransferase: MLDLTNETFEDAALARYTESRQAHWDDFAQQSNKWQGLGGYYHQRLAEIYRFMVMPQQRVLEVGCGKGDLLAALSPAVGVGVDFSTEMIAQAARRHPSLQFVQADAHDLSALESYANTPFDVIILSDLLNDVWDVQTVLEQVTHWADSHTRIIINSYSRLWELPLAWAQKLDLAQPVLNQNWLTVEDIAGLLELAGWQTINTKPELLFPLSVPLIAPLANRVLVKLPFFRTFALTNFILARPSRLPQHRAADTRLGAPKVSVVVPARNEAGNIEQIFSRVPEMGGGTELIFVEGHSQDDTYAAIERALAAHPERICKLWRQTGAGKGDAVRLGFAEASGDILMILDADLTVPPEDLPRFYEALSTGKGEFINGVRLVYPMEDGAMRFANLLGNKFFSLAFSALLGQPVKDTLCGTKVLWRRDYERLTANRAYFGDFDPFGDFDLLFGAAKLNLKITEIPVRYRERTYGTTNIQRWRHGWLLLKMVLFAAGRIKFV; the protein is encoded by the coding sequence ATGCTTGACTTAACGAATGAAACTTTCGAAGACGCGGCGTTGGCCCGTTACACTGAGTCACGCCAGGCCCACTGGGATGATTTTGCTCAACAGTCGAACAAATGGCAGGGGCTGGGCGGATACTATCACCAGCGGTTGGCTGAGATTTATCGCTTCATGGTGATGCCCCAGCAACGTGTGCTCGAAGTGGGATGCGGCAAAGGCGACTTGCTCGCGGCACTCAGCCCCGCCGTAGGGGTGGGCGTGGACTTTTCAACTGAAATGATCGCGCAAGCCGCGCGCCGTCACCCTTCCTTACAATTCGTACAAGCCGATGCCCACGACCTCTCCGCGCTGGAGTCGTATGCCAACACGCCGTTCGATGTAATCATCCTCTCTGACTTGCTCAATGATGTGTGGGATGTGCAAACCGTGCTCGAGCAGGTGACGCATTGGGCGGATTCGCATACCAGAATTATCATCAACTCCTACAGCCGGCTTTGGGAATTGCCTTTAGCCTGGGCACAGAAACTCGATTTAGCGCAACCGGTGCTCAACCAAAATTGGCTTACGGTGGAAGATATAGCCGGTTTGTTGGAATTGGCCGGGTGGCAAACGATCAATACAAAGCCGGAGCTTTTGTTTCCCTTGTCGGTGCCATTGATCGCTCCGCTGGCCAATCGGGTGTTGGTCAAGCTGCCTTTCTTCCGGACTTTTGCCTTGACCAATTTCATCCTGGCGCGCCCGTCCCGACTGCCGCAACACCGCGCTGCTGATACGCGCTTGGGTGCCCCCAAAGTGAGCGTGGTCGTGCCGGCACGCAACGAAGCCGGCAACATCGAGCAAATCTTTTCGCGCGTGCCGGAGATGGGTGGAGGGACGGAGTTGATCTTTGTCGAAGGTCACTCGCAGGATGACACCTATGCCGCGATTGAGCGCGCGCTGGCGGCTCACCCCGAACGGATTTGTAAGTTGTGGCGGCAAACAGGAGCGGGTAAAGGCGATGCCGTGCGGCTGGGGTTCGCGGAAGCGAGCGGTGACATCCTGATGATTCTGGATGCCGACCTCACGGTGCCACCCGAAGATTTGCCGCGCTTTTATGAGGCTCTCAGCACGGGCAAAGGCGAGTTCATCAACGGCGTGCGCCTGGTTTACCCGATGGAGGACGGGGCGATGCGCTTCGCCAATCTGCTGGGCAACAAGTTCTTCAGCCTGGCTTTCTCGGCGTTGCTCGGTCAGCCGGTCAAAGACACGCTTTGCGGCACCAAGGTGCTCTGGCGGCGCGATTACGAACGGCTCACGGCCAACCGTGCATACTTCGGCGATTTCGACCCGTTCGGCGACTTCGACCTGCTGTTCGGGGCGGCTAAACTCAATTTGAAAATTACGGAAATCCCGGTGCGTTATCGCGAGCGCACCTATGGGACAACCAACATACAGCGCTGGCGGCACGGCTGGTTGCTGTTGAAGATGGTGCTGTTCGCCGCCGGGCGCATCAAATTTGTGTGA
- a CDS encoding VCBS repeat-containing protein: protein MFKIIATMFWLGWLGLAPVRMQAPLFSPAPGSPVEVGEGSGRLVLADVNGDGRQDLLTCHLLQQFVAVHLGDGTGRFVAAAGSPLKLSYQPGDLQTTDLNGDGFADLLITHSEQDSVDVFFGDGKGRFTLAPGAPFKLSGSTEYFTRRLHLVDLNEDGKLDVVTANLRQYSMASLLGNGRGQFTPGPAIKLPVSAGSPPRTDGDLFADLDGDRHLDLVIASGDRGEFAPVPGQVKIFRGDGKGGFKESAATGLTIPAAPFYVKLADVNGDQRLDIITSHPAGQLNVLLNQGAAFAPAPGSPYAVNATPYGLAVADVNGDQRMDLIVATVADVTVLLGRATGFAPAPGSPFRAGPGSYHLTLGDVNQDGKRDIAASSFEGKAVTLLLGR from the coding sequence ATGTTCAAAATCATCGCGACAATGTTTTGGCTGGGCTGGCTGGGGCTGGCGCCGGTGCGCATGCAAGCGCCGCTCTTTAGCCCCGCGCCCGGTTCGCCGGTTGAAGTAGGGGAGGGTTCGGGCCGTTTGGTCTTGGCGGATGTCAATGGCGATGGCCGGCAGGATTTGCTGACCTGCCACCTGCTGCAACAATTCGTGGCCGTACACCTCGGTGATGGCACGGGTCGTTTCGTAGCGGCGGCGGGCAGCCCGCTCAAACTTTCCTATCAGCCGGGCGATTTGCAAACAACGGATTTGAACGGCGACGGTTTTGCCGACCTGCTCATCACGCACAGCGAGCAAGACAGCGTGGATGTTTTTTTCGGCGACGGCAAAGGCCGCTTCACGCTGGCGCCGGGCGCGCCCTTCAAATTGAGCGGCAGCACCGAATACTTCACGCGCCGCCTGCATCTCGTTGATCTCAACGAAGACGGCAAACTCGATGTCGTGACGGCGAATCTGCGCCAGTACAGCATGGCGAGCCTGCTGGGCAATGGGCGCGGCCAATTCACGCCTGGGCCAGCCATCAAACTGCCGGTCAGCGCGGGCAGCCCGCCGCGCACGGATGGCGATTTGTTTGCCGATCTGGATGGCGACAGGCATCTCGACCTGGTAATCGCCAGCGGCGACCGCGGCGAATTTGCGCCCGTGCCGGGCCAGGTCAAAATTTTCCGTGGCGACGGCAAAGGCGGTTTCAAAGAAAGCGCGGCAACGGGGTTGACGATTCCGGCTGCGCCGTTTTATGTCAAGCTGGCGGATGTGAATGGCGATCAGCGCCTAGACATCATCACCAGTCACCCGGCAGGTCAGCTTAACGTTTTGTTGAATCAGGGCGCGGCGTTCGCACCCGCGCCGGGTTCGCCGTATGCGGTCAACGCGACGCCTTACGGCTTGGCCGTGGCCGATGTGAATGGCGATCAGCGGATGGATTTGATCGTCGCCACGGTTGCGGATGTCACCGTGTTGCTGGGCCGCGCGACAGGCTTTGCGCCCGCGCCCGGTTCGCCGTTTCGCGCCGGCCCCGGGAGTTATCACCTGACGTTGGGCGATGTGAATCAAGACGGCAAGCGCGATATTGCGGCGTCGAGCTTTGAAGGCAAAGCCGTGACGCTTTTGCTGGGCCGCTGA
- a CDS encoding VOC family protein, whose product MKLNPHLNFNGACAAAFQFYEQQLGAKPLFSITYGASPMAAQFPAEWQDKIMHATLEIGDVIVMGSDSPPGFYQQPNGFCVSLSVDDPAEAERLFHALAENGQVNMPLQETFWANRFGMLIDQFGIPWMVNCGKPEVSS is encoded by the coding sequence ATGAAATTGAATCCGCATTTGAATTTTAACGGCGCCTGCGCGGCGGCCTTTCAGTTTTATGAGCAGCAACTAGGCGCGAAGCCCCTTTTCTCAATCACCTATGGCGCGTCGCCGATGGCGGCGCAATTTCCGGCGGAATGGCAGGACAAGATCATGCACGCCACGCTGGAAATTGGCGATGTGATCGTGATGGGGTCTGATAGCCCGCCGGGGTTTTATCAACAACCCAACGGCTTTTGTGTTTCGCTCAGCGTTGACGATCCCGCCGAAGCCGAACGCCTCTTTCACGCGCTGGCCGAGAACGGCCAGGTAAATATGCCATTGCAGGAAACCTTTTGGGCCAATCGCTTTGGCATGCTCATTGATCAATTCGGCATTCCGTGGATGGTGAATTGCGGGAAACCGGAGGTCAGCAGCTAG
- a CDS encoding ABC transporter permease has product MIADLWQDLRYGTRTLLKQPGFSLIVILTLALGIGANTAIFTVVNGVLLRPLPFDQPERLVRLWQSHPRRNVEQQLVTPPDLVEWRARTQSFERIAYWTGTGDFNLVNHEGSERARCAYVSSDLFATLRVRPYLGRVFVPEEDQEHGPLVTLLAYEYWQRRFGADPQVLGRTLTVDTFGRRSYTIVGVLPPGFNFPNQTEIWLPVGWDGIPRQRRGPWLSVLARLKDGVPPQQAQAELSTLQASLAQQFPESLSGSQALVIPLLEQTLGRNLRLALWLLWGVVAGILLIACANVANLLLARAADRQKEIAIRLALGGSRWRLLRQLLTESLLLALTGGALGVLLARWSLTLLIAFNADHVPRLNEVRLDGWSLGFTLLIACLTGLLFGLAPAWQTTQPDLNLALKDTGKGASGTLQRSRLRSLLVITEVALALLLLVAVSLMLRSFAHMLRVNRGFEPEHLLTAKLDFSVSGFTTWVRDTETRPQVTVRALLERLQQQPGVQSAAAVSDKAGMSITVEGRQTGVESDYPRASFQAVTPAYFRTLGIPLLRGRAVSESDTLLAPRVAILSETLARRLFGDVDPIGKRLHPSRLNPGQVAEPDRYTNVSNWTEIIGIAADVKSLTLDPQIETNAYVPYWQWPMQSPTLAVRTSGNPANLTAALHSEIKALNKGLPAPKVQTMNERLAEVVAEPRFQALLLSLFGVVTLILVSAGLYGVVSYAVAQRTHELGIRMALGASPQAVLKLILGQGLKLAACGIALGLAGALLFTRLLKTLLFGVGTTDPLSFVLAALLLVLVVLLACYLPARRAARVDPLIALRHE; this is encoded by the coding sequence ATGATCGCAGACCTTTGGCAAGACTTGCGCTACGGTACAAGAACGTTGCTGAAACAACCCGGCTTCAGCTTGATCGTCATACTCACGCTGGCGCTGGGCATTGGCGCGAACACGGCAATTTTCACGGTGGTGAACGGCGTGCTGTTGCGTCCGCTGCCCTTCGATCAGCCGGAGCGCCTGGTGCGGCTGTGGCAAAGCCATCCGCGCCGCAACGTCGAACAGCAACTCGTCACTCCGCCCGATCTGGTCGAATGGCGCGCGCGGACGCAGTCCTTCGAGCGCATCGCCTATTGGACGGGCACGGGCGATTTCAATCTCGTCAACCACGAAGGCAGCGAGAGAGCACGCTGCGCTTATGTCTCGTCTGATTTGTTTGCGACGCTGCGCGTGCGCCCCTATCTGGGCCGCGTCTTTGTGCCTGAAGAAGATCAAGAGCACGGCCCACTCGTCACCTTGCTGGCGTATGAATACTGGCAACGCCGTTTTGGCGCTGACCCGCAAGTGTTGGGGCGGACGTTGACGGTGGATACGTTTGGCCGCCGCAGTTACACCATCGTGGGTGTGCTGCCGCCGGGCTTCAACTTTCCCAATCAAACTGAAATCTGGTTGCCGGTGGGTTGGGACGGCATCCCGCGACAACGGCGCGGCCCTTGGTTGTCGGTGCTGGCGCGCTTGAAAGACGGCGTGCCGCCACAGCAGGCGCAAGCCGAATTGAGCACGCTGCAAGCCAGCCTCGCACAGCAATTCCCCGAATCGTTGAGCGGTTCGCAAGCCCTGGTCATCCCCTTGCTCGAACAAACGCTGGGACGCAATTTGCGCTTGGCGTTGTGGCTGTTGTGGGGCGTGGTCGCGGGCATCCTGCTGATCGCCTGCGCCAACGTCGCCAATCTGTTGCTGGCGCGCGCGGCTGACCGGCAAAAAGAGATTGCCATTCGTCTGGCGCTGGGCGGCAGCCGTTGGCGCTTGCTGCGGCAGTTGTTGACCGAAAGCCTGTTGCTCGCGTTGACTGGCGGCGCGCTGGGTGTGTTGCTGGCGCGTTGGAGTCTGACACTGTTAATCGCCTTCAACGCCGATCACGTGCCGCGCTTGAATGAAGTGCGGTTGGATGGCTGGTCATTGGGCTTCACGCTGCTGATCGCTTGTTTGACCGGCCTGCTGTTCGGCCTTGCGCCCGCCTGGCAAACGACACAGCCGGATTTGAATCTGGCATTGAAAGACACCGGCAAAGGCGCGTCAGGCACTTTGCAACGCAGCCGCTTGCGCAGTCTGCTGGTGATCACCGAAGTCGCGCTCGCGTTGCTGCTGCTGGTTGCGGTCAGCCTGATGTTGCGCAGCTTCGCGCACATGCTGCGCGTGAATCGTGGCTTCGAGCCGGAGCATTTGCTCACGGCCAAGCTGGATTTTTCGGTGTCGGGTTTTACCACCTGGGTAAGAGACACTGAGACGCGCCCGCAAGTCACCGTGCGCGCCTTGCTCGAACGCTTGCAACAGCAACCTGGCGTGCAAAGCGCCGCCGCCGTCAGCGACAAAGCCGGCATGTCCATCACCGTCGAAGGCCGGCAAACAGGCGTCGAAAGCGATTACCCACGCGCCAGTTTTCAGGCCGTCACGCCCGCTTATTTCCGCACGCTGGGCATTCCGCTCTTGCGTGGCCGCGCGGTCAGCGAGAGCGATACGCTGCTGGCCCCGCGCGTCGCCATTCTCAGCGAGACGCTGGCCCGGCGGTTGTTCGGCGACGTTGACCCAATCGGCAAACGCCTTCATCCCAGCCGTCTCAATCCCGGCCAAGTCGCCGAACCCGACCGCTATACAAACGTCTCGAACTGGACGGAGATCATCGGCATCGCGGCGGATGTGAAAAGCCTGACTCTCGATCCGCAAATCGAGACGAATGCTTATGTGCCGTACTGGCAATGGCCGATGCAATCGCCCACGCTGGCCGTGCGCACGTCGGGCAATCCGGCCAATCTGACCGCCGCCCTGCACAGCGAAATCAAAGCGCTGAACAAAGGCTTGCCCGCGCCCAAAGTGCAAACGATGAATGAGCGACTGGCCGAGGTTGTCGCCGAGCCGCGCTTCCAGGCGCTGTTGTTGAGCTTGTTCGGCGTGGTGACGCTCATCTTGGTGAGCGCGGGCCTTTACGGCGTCGTCTCGTATGCGGTCGCGCAACGCACACATGAACTGGGCATCCGCATGGCCCTGGGCGCCTCACCCCAGGCGGTGCTGAAACTGATCCTCGGCCAGGGCCTGAAGCTGGCGGCGTGTGGCATTGCGCTGGGCTTGGCCGGTGCGCTGCTCTTCACCCGCTTGCTCAAAACGTTGTTATTCGGTGTCGGCACGACTGATCCGCTGTCATTTGTCCTGGCGGCGTTGTTATTGGTACTCGTCGTGTTGCTTGCCTGCTATTTGCCAGCCCGGCGGGCGGCGCGCGTAGACCCGCTGATTGCCTTGCGTCACGAGTAA
- a CDS encoding MarR family transcriptional regulator, with translation MGFRTGLGMGLRGAYFSMHRSFQAFYARHGATADQFVVLSMLAEEDGITQQELARRVFSDPNTITAMLTLLEKRGLAKREDHEADGRAWLVYLTPKGRQFQRTLHESAEHLHTRLREAVPPEQLEMVLNVLRKIAEAMPSPERKSRKAQPQKARKLSKRIAGAKAAQKNKKATRNHS, from the coding sequence ATGGGGTTTCGCACTGGTCTGGGAATGGGGCTGCGTGGGGCTTATTTCTCGATGCACCGTTCCTTTCAGGCATTTTACGCGCGACACGGCGCGACGGCGGATCAGTTCGTGGTGCTTTCGATGCTGGCGGAAGAGGACGGCATCACCCAACAAGAGTTGGCCCGCCGCGTTTTCTCCGATCCGAATACGATCACCGCGATGCTGACGCTGCTGGAAAAGCGCGGGCTGGCAAAACGGGAAGATCACGAGGCAGATGGGCGGGCGTGGCTTGTATACCTGACGCCGAAAGGCCGCCAGTTTCAGCGCACGCTGCATGAGAGCGCCGAACACTTGCACACGCGCTTGCGTGAGGCAGTGCCGCCGGAGCAATTGGAAATGGTTTTGAATGTCTTGCGAAAAATTGCCGAAGCAATGCCCTCGCCGGAGCGCAAGAGCCGGAAGGCGCAACCGCAAAAAGCGCGCAAGCTCAGCAAACGTATTGCTGGCGCCAAAGCGGCGCAGAAAAACAAAAAAGCCACACGCAATCATTCGTGA